A single region of the Corvus hawaiiensis isolate bCorHaw1 chromosome 27, bCorHaw1.pri.cur, whole genome shotgun sequence genome encodes:
- the CCDC81 gene encoding coiled-coil domain-containing protein 81 — protein MAVDSGMSRTQMDFWDGMEPMFMMPSLTLTAEAQHNPVCPCFPERKAVWDAVAGYIQQQLLLHKGIRIPTLGSFDVVHTETLVGSKTVILQRPVFHLARNLRGVQSLENEDDLAGGKKLESLQYAKVAVEASVSRRIVECCILGTTSLLYHCLEKGVSVAFLMRDVGVLLIEGSTAQMRFYLDFLEKVTGERIQDRATLKALQQLDTVLSRVVPIASLSSTGRVIVFPNFEQRFLPRAHRKDFGFVPGEDKRNEVGLPPIRRGIEGRLPSLPMPACQGSTAKAGEQPWDEEAMEMRDSSWVRNLPAIPGAAAGKKQPVTDQAKGKPVPKGQASKQSDKEAAATQRGRGGRGERKDSLRRGGEK, from the exons ATGGCTGTTGACAGTGGCATGAGCCGGACCCAGATGGAtttctgggatgggatggagccCATGTTCATGATGCCCAGCCTCACCCTGACAG CAGAAGCACAGCATAACCCGGTTTGTCCTTGTTTTCCAGAGCGAAAGGCTGTCTGGGATGCAGTAGCTGGCTACATCCAACAACAGCTGTTGCTGCACAAG GGGATCCGAATTCCCACCCTTGGGTCCTTTGATGTGGTCCACACAGAGACCTTGGTGGGGAGCAAGACTGTGATCCTGCAGAGGCCAGTGTTCCACCTGGCCAGGAATCTTAGAGGAGTCCAGAGTCTGGAAAATGAGGATGACCTGGCTG GGGGTAAGAAGCTGGAGTCTCTGCAATATGCCAAGGTGGCCGTGGAGGCCTCCGTGTCCCGGAGGATAGTGGAGTGCTGCATCCTCGGCACCACGTCCCTGCTGTACCACTGCCTAGAGAAGGGCGTGAGTGTGGCCTTTCTCATGAGGGACGTGGGTGTGCTCCTCATCGAAGGCAGCACAGCGCAAATGAGATTCTACCTGGACTTCCTGGAGAAAGTGACTGGGGAGAGGATCCAGGACAGGGCTACACTCAAG gctctccagcagctggacacgGTGCTGTCCCGGGTGGTGCCCATTGCTTCCCTGAGCTCCACTGGCCGTGTCATCGTCTTTCCCAA ctttgAACAGAGATTTCTACCCAGGGCTCATCGCAAGGACTTTGGATTTGTTCCTGGGGAGGACAAGAGGAACGAAGTAGGTTTGCCACCCATCAGGAGAGGCATAGAAG GGAGACTTCCCAGCCTGCCCATGCCTGCTTGCCAGGGTTCCACTGCcaaggcaggagagcagccctgggatgaGGAGGCGATGGAGATGAGGGACAGCTCTTGGGTCAG GAACCTGCCAGccatcccaggggctgctgctggaaaaaagcAGCCTGTGACTGACCAAGCCAAGGGCAAACCTGTGCCCAAGGGCCAGGCATCGAAGCAGAGCGACAAAGAGGCAGCAGCAACTCAGAGGggcaggggaggaagaggagaaagaaaagattctctcaggagaggaggagaaaag